One region of Qipengyuania gaetbuli genomic DNA includes:
- a CDS encoding dipeptidase: protein MKRKAGIAIGMLPLTGVVAFFVIGPGWIERDLNRIDGEPLIEVSQEARDLHARLQIVDLHSDTLLWKRNVLDRADRGHVDLPRLKDGNIALQVFSSVTKSPRGQNYDSNTGETDNITPLVIGQLQPVRTWGSLLERSLWHATKLDRAVEEERDTLFQINGREDIERLIRSRDMGRPSVGAMLSIEGLHNLEGDPGNLDTLHAAGFRMAGLAHFFDNDLAGSMHGTEKGGLTDKGRAVVRRMEELGMVVDIAHCSPACVGDILSMARRPVVSSHGGVQATCEVNRNLSDEQIRGVAATGGIIGVGYWPGAVCDTSPRSVAKAMRHIRDLVGIGHVALGSDFDGSVTTRFDTSQLVQVTQALMDEGFTEEEIRAAMGGNALRVLTAGIEPMELAS, encoded by the coding sequence ATGAAGCGCAAGGCCGGGATCGCTATCGGGATGCTGCCGCTCACGGGCGTGGTGGCGTTTTTCGTCATCGGCCCGGGCTGGATCGAGCGCGACCTCAACCGCATCGACGGCGAGCCGCTGATCGAGGTTTCGCAGGAGGCGCGCGACTTGCACGCGCGGCTGCAGATCGTCGATTTGCATTCGGACACGCTCCTGTGGAAGCGTAACGTGCTGGACCGCGCAGACCGCGGCCATGTCGACCTCCCGCGGCTGAAGGACGGCAATATTGCCCTGCAGGTCTTCTCCAGCGTGACCAAGTCGCCGCGCGGCCAGAATTACGATTCGAACACTGGCGAGACTGACAACATCACCCCGCTGGTGATCGGCCAGCTGCAGCCGGTCCGCACCTGGGGCAGCCTGCTCGAACGCTCGCTATGGCATGCAACGAAGCTCGACCGCGCGGTCGAGGAAGAACGCGACACGCTGTTCCAGATCAATGGCCGCGAAGACATCGAGCGCCTCATCCGGTCGCGCGACATGGGCCGCCCGAGCGTGGGCGCGATGCTATCCATCGAGGGCCTGCACAATCTCGAAGGCGATCCGGGCAATCTCGACACGCTCCACGCGGCGGGCTTCCGCATGGCCGGCCTCGCCCATTTCTTCGACAATGACCTCGCCGGATCGATGCACGGGACCGAGAAGGGCGGACTCACCGACAAGGGCCGCGCAGTGGTCCGCCGGATGGAAGAGCTCGGCATGGTAGTAGACATCGCGCATTGCAGCCCGGCCTGCGTCGGCGACATCCTGTCCATGGCCCGCCGCCCCGTCGTCTCCAGCCATGGCGGGGTGCAGGCGACCTGCGAGGTCAACCGCAACCTTTCGGACGAACAGATTCGCGGCGTCGCGGCGACGGGCGGCATCATCGGTGTGGGTTACTGGCCGGGCGCCGTGTGCGACACCTCGCCGCGCTCGGTGGCGAAGGCCATGCGCCACATCCGCGACCTCGTCGGTATCGGCCATGTCGCCCTCGGCAGCGATTTCGACGGCTCGGTGACGACACGGTTCGACACCAGCCAGCTGGTGCAGGTAACGCAGGCGCTGATGGACGAAGGCTTCACCGAAGAAGAGATTCGCGCTGCAATGGGCGGCAATGCCCTGCGCGTCCTGACGGCGGGGATCGAGCCGATGGAGCTGGCCTCGTGA